Proteins from a genomic interval of Nocardia sp. BMG51109:
- a CDS encoding LytR C-terminal domain-containing protein: MSNPNPPSGGPPLRALAMVLIALAIVFVGLGAMSLSSSESTGEDVATQGQATQGQPTGTTSAQAPATSAAAQSSTTTASPTATSQTTTTAPTTTAASDKAVPVRVLNNSTVAGLAATTANQLTSEGWTIAETGNYPGGVIAKTTVYYGNSPGEQAAAQQIADQLGAAAEPRFAGIASSPPGVIVIVTGN, translated from the coding sequence GTGAGCAACCCCAATCCGCCCTCCGGTGGACCGCCGCTGCGAGCGCTCGCGATGGTGCTGATCGCACTGGCCATCGTGTTCGTCGGTCTCGGTGCGATGTCGCTGTCGAGTTCCGAATCCACCGGCGAGGACGTCGCGACACAGGGCCAGGCGACGCAGGGCCAGCCCACCGGCACCACCTCGGCGCAGGCCCCGGCCACGTCGGCCGCCGCGCAGTCCTCGACGACCACGGCGTCGCCGACGGCGACGTCACAGACGACGACCACCGCCCCGACGACGACGGCGGCCTCGGACAAGGCCGTCCCGGTGCGGGTGCTCAACAACAGCACCGTCGCGGGCCTGGCGGCGACCACCGCAAACCAGCTCACCTCCGAGGGCTGGACCATTGCCGAGACGGGCAACTACCCCGGCGGCGTGATCGCGAAAACCACGGTCTACTACGGGAATTCGCCGGGCGAGCAGGCCGCGGCGCAGCAGATCGCCGACCAGCTGGGTGCCGCGGCCGAGCCCCGATTCGCCGGAATAGCGAGTTCGCCACCCGGCGTGATCGTTATCGTGACAGGCAACTGA
- a CDS encoding peptide deformylase — MAILPIRIVGDPVLHNPTEKVTRSPEELAELISDMYETLDAAKGVGLAANQVGEPLRLFVYDCPDVDANGSMNRRRGAVINPVLETSDIPETMPDPDDDEEGCLSVPGEQFPTGRADWARVTGTDERGEPVEIEGKGFFARMLQHEVGHLDGYLYVDVLIGRNARSAKKAIKRNGWGVPGLSWLPGSMPDPFGHDD, encoded by the coding sequence ATGGCGATTCTCCCCATCCGCATCGTCGGCGACCCCGTTCTGCACAATCCGACCGAGAAGGTCACCCGATCGCCGGAGGAACTCGCCGAGCTCATCTCGGACATGTACGAGACCCTGGACGCCGCCAAGGGCGTCGGCCTGGCCGCCAATCAGGTCGGTGAACCGCTGCGGCTGTTCGTCTACGACTGCCCGGACGTCGACGCGAACGGCTCGATGAACCGCCGCCGCGGCGCGGTGATCAATCCGGTGCTGGAGACGTCGGACATCCCCGAGACGATGCCGGATCCGGACGACGACGAGGAGGGGTGCCTGTCGGTGCCGGGTGAGCAGTTCCCGACCGGCCGCGCCGACTGGGCCCGCGTCACCGGCACCGACGAACGCGGCGAACCGGTCGAGATCGAGGGCAAGGGCTTCTTCGCCCGGATGTTGCAGCACGAGGTGGGCCACCTCGACGGTTATCTGTACGTGGACGTGCTGATCGGGCGCAATGCCCGCTCGGCCAAGAAGGCGATCAAGCGGAACGGCTGGGGCGTACCGGGTTTGAGCTGGCTGCCGGGCAGCATGCCGGATCCGTTCGGCCATGACGACTGA
- a CDS encoding TetR/AcrR family transcriptional regulator encodes MASDSAVRPRRRAQHLGPERRRPQVLDAALRIAVDDGIAAVTIAAVAERLNVTRPVVYACFADRVELLDALLQREESYLLSGITEALPRRRVEADEEVFVDGFRALLSTVATRPDTWKLLYGNPDPAVASSFGRGRRLAVERCTRRLRPTLHAWGTGDAERKLPALVELWVSAGEGAVRTLLTGDGLWTPESLGAFVGAAVYRALREA; translated from the coding sequence ATGGCCTCGGACTCGGCGGTGCGGCCGCGTCGGCGCGCGCAACATCTCGGACCCGAACGACGCCGCCCGCAGGTGCTCGACGCCGCGCTGCGCATCGCCGTCGACGACGGCATCGCCGCCGTCACCATCGCCGCGGTCGCCGAACGGCTGAACGTCACCCGCCCCGTCGTCTACGCCTGCTTCGCCGACCGGGTCGAACTCCTCGACGCGCTGCTGCAGCGCGAGGAGTCGTATCTGCTCAGCGGCATCACCGAGGCGCTGCCGCGGCGGCGCGTCGAGGCAGACGAGGAGGTCTTCGTCGACGGCTTCCGCGCCCTGCTGTCGACCGTGGCCACCCGGCCCGACACGTGGAAACTGTTGTACGGCAACCCGGATCCGGCCGTCGCGAGCTCGTTCGGCCGCGGCCGGCGGCTCGCCGTCGAGCGCTGCACCCGCCGCCTGCGGCCCACGCTGCACGCCTGGGGGACCGGCGATGCCGAACGCAAACTGCCCGCCCTCGTGGAACTCTGGGTCTCCGCCGGCGAGGGCGCGGTGCGCACGCTGCTGACCGGCGACGGCCTCTGGACGCCGGAGAGTCTGGGTGCGTTCGTCGGCGCGGCCGTGTATCGCGCCCTGCGCGAGGCCTGA
- a CDS encoding superoxide dismutase family protein — MTPSTTRRPSWWTVTPMVAVAIFGLAACTNSQESSDAKGTTPPVWTGSAEPGGETVGGEHGSGGHTTTAPHGESVAVQLRDPAGVEVGTASVAKSGNHLEITVEAHGLKPGFHGLHIHQVGKCEANSTAPSGGPAGNFLSAGGHLQVGDQNAHPSSGDLTSLEIRQDGTGKLVTTTDTVTLDDVKGKALMVHAGADNFGNIPSRYTQAGGAGPDAETLSTGDAGGRVACGVIG, encoded by the coding sequence ATGACCCCGTCCACAACTCGTCGCCCCTCCTGGTGGACCGTGACCCCGATGGTGGCGGTCGCGATTTTCGGCCTCGCGGCCTGCACGAACAGCCAGGAGTCGAGCGACGCCAAGGGCACCACGCCGCCGGTGTGGACGGGTTCGGCGGAGCCGGGCGGCGAGACCGTCGGCGGTGAGCACGGCAGCGGCGGGCACACCACCACCGCGCCGCACGGTGAGTCGGTCGCGGTGCAGTTGCGGGATCCGGCGGGGGTCGAGGTCGGCACGGCGTCGGTGGCCAAGTCCGGCAACCATCTCGAGATCACCGTCGAGGCGCACGGCCTGAAGCCCGGCTTCCACGGCCTGCACATCCACCAGGTCGGCAAGTGTGAGGCCAACTCCACCGCGCCGTCCGGCGGCCCGGCAGGCAACTTCCTGTCCGCGGGCGGGCATCTGCAGGTCGGCGACCAGAACGCGCATCCGTCGAGCGGCGATCTCACCTCGCTCGAGATCCGGCAGGACGGCACCGGCAAGCTGGTCACCACCACCGACACGGTCACCCTGGACGACGTGAAGGGTAAGGCCCTGATGGTCCACGCCGGTGCGGACAACTTCGGCAACATTCCCAGTCGATACACCCAGGCGGGCGGCGCCGGACCGGACGCCGAGACCCTGTCGACCGGTGACGCCGGCGGCCGGGTTGCCTGCGGGGTCATCGGGTAG
- a CDS encoding glutamate--cysteine ligase, translated as MGGAGVGQVHWNSSPRPTLGVEWEIALVDKQTRNLSNTAAAVFDGVGDRRAYDGTPQVTKELLRNTVEIVSGVHDTVGEVVEDLSGTMNAVRCAADRVGVDLFCAGTHPFAQWSTQQLTRSEHYDELIERTQWWGRQMLIWGVHVHVGVSHPEKVFPILNTLLLSYPHLLALSASSPMWAGIDTGYASNRALMFQQLPTAGLPFQFENWSQFEGFVHDQMKTGVIEQLGGMHWDIRPAPKWGTIEVRVCDGIPTRIELSALVALIHCLVVDLDHRVEAGEILPTIPPWHVQENKWRAARYGLDAIIITDAASNERLVTDDLSELLNRLEPTAKRLGCEEELALVPGIPERGASYQRQRRVAASAQGDLVAVVDALVKELDG; from the coding sequence ATGGGCGGGGCAGGCGTCGGACAAGTTCACTGGAACAGCTCGCCCCGCCCCACGCTGGGGGTCGAGTGGGAGATCGCGCTCGTCGACAAGCAGACCCGCAATCTGTCCAATACCGCCGCCGCGGTCTTCGACGGCGTCGGCGACCGCCGCGCCTATGACGGCACACCCCAGGTCACCAAGGAACTGCTGCGCAACACCGTCGAGATCGTCAGCGGTGTGCACGACACCGTGGGCGAGGTCGTCGAGGATCTGAGCGGCACCATGAACGCCGTCCGCTGCGCGGCCGACCGGGTCGGAGTGGATCTGTTCTGCGCCGGCACCCACCCGTTCGCGCAGTGGTCGACCCAACAGCTCACGCGCTCGGAGCATTACGACGAGCTGATCGAGCGCACCCAGTGGTGGGGCCGGCAGATGCTGATCTGGGGCGTGCATGTGCACGTCGGGGTTTCGCACCCGGAGAAGGTCTTTCCGATTCTCAACACGCTGCTGCTGTCGTATCCGCATCTGCTGGCGCTGTCGGCGTCCTCGCCGATGTGGGCGGGGATCGACACCGGTTACGCCAGCAACCGGGCGCTGATGTTCCAGCAGCTGCCCACCGCCGGGCTGCCGTTCCAGTTCGAGAACTGGTCGCAGTTCGAGGGTTTCGTGCACGACCAGATGAAGACCGGGGTGATCGAGCAGCTCGGCGGCATGCACTGGGATATCCGCCCGGCGCCGAAGTGGGGCACGATCGAGGTGCGGGTCTGTGACGGAATCCCCACCCGGATAGAGCTTTCCGCGCTGGTCGCGCTCATCCACTGCCTGGTCGTGGACCTGGACCACCGGGTCGAGGCGGGGGAGATCCTGCCCACCATCCCGCCCTGGCACGTGCAGGAGAACAAGTGGCGGGCAGCGCGTTACGGCCTGGACGCGATCATCATCACCGACGCCGCGAGCAACGAGCGCCTGGTCACCGACGATCTGTCGGAGCTGCTCAATCGCCTGGAGCCGACCGCGAAGCGGCTGGGCTGCGAGGAGGAGCTGGCGCTGGTTCCCGGCATTCCCGAGCGCGGCGCCTCGTATCAGCGCCAGCGCCGGGTCGCGGCCTCCGCCCAGGGGGATCTGGTGGCCGTGGTCGACGCTCTGGTCAAGGAGCTCGACGGCTGA
- a CDS encoding acyl-CoA dehydrogenase, with translation MSHYKANLRDIEFNLFEVLGIGALLDGGAYGDLDVETARGMLAEVLRLAEGPIAESFADADRNPIGFDPAAHAVTVPEPLRKTVAAVNEAGWSGLGMPAEMGGVDAPSPLVWATQEMLVAANNSASFFNMGPLMHTVLFAEGTEEQRRWAVHGWENRWAGTMVLTEPDAGSDVGMGRTKATQQPDGSWHIEGVKRFISGGDVGETADNIVHLTLARPEGAGPGTKGLSLFAVPKFLFDRETMALGERNGVLVTNLEHKMGIKSSPTCELTYGGDKPAVGYLVGEVHNGIAQMFKVIENARMMVGVLSAGTLSSGYLNALEYAKTRVQGADLTQMADKTAPRVTITHHPDIRRSLALQKAYSEGLRALYLYCSAYQSDDVAQANFGADPELAARVNDLLLPIVKGVGSERAYETLTESLQTFGGSGYLQDYPIEQYIRDVKIDSLYEGTTAIQAQDFFFRKIVRDKGVALGHVSGLIQKFVDSGEDRLKRERELLGAALADVQATATALTNYLVAAQQDPEEIYKVGLGSVRFLHATGDLVIGWRLLEQAAVAQAALDGRPSEQDRAFYTGKIGVASWFAKNKLPLLSGVRTVVENLDTDIMKLDEAAF, from the coding sequence GTGTCGCACTACAAGGCGAACCTTCGTGATATCGAGTTCAACTTGTTCGAAGTGCTGGGAATCGGGGCGCTGCTGGACGGCGGCGCCTATGGGGATCTGGACGTGGAGACCGCGCGCGGGATGCTCGCCGAGGTGCTGCGCCTGGCGGAGGGGCCGATCGCCGAGTCGTTCGCCGACGCCGACCGCAATCCGATCGGGTTCGACCCGGCGGCACATGCCGTCACCGTTCCGGAACCGCTGCGCAAGACCGTCGCCGCGGTGAACGAGGCCGGCTGGTCGGGGCTGGGGATGCCGGCCGAGATGGGCGGGGTCGACGCGCCGTCGCCGCTCGTCTGGGCGACACAGGAAATGCTTGTCGCCGCGAACAATTCGGCGAGCTTCTTCAACATGGGCCCGCTGATGCACACCGTGCTGTTCGCCGAGGGCACCGAGGAGCAGCGCCGCTGGGCCGTGCACGGGTGGGAGAACCGTTGGGCCGGAACGATGGTGCTCACCGAGCCCGATGCCGGATCGGACGTGGGCATGGGCCGCACCAAGGCGACGCAGCAGCCCGACGGCAGCTGGCACATCGAGGGCGTGAAGCGCTTCATCTCCGGCGGCGACGTGGGCGAGACCGCCGACAACATCGTCCACCTGACCCTGGCGCGGCCGGAGGGCGCGGGCCCGGGTACCAAGGGCCTGTCGCTGTTCGCCGTGCCGAAGTTCCTGTTCGACCGCGAGACAATGGCTCTCGGCGAGCGCAACGGGGTGCTGGTCACCAACCTCGAGCACAAGATGGGGATCAAGTCCTCGCCCACCTGCGAGCTGACCTACGGGGGCGACAAGCCGGCCGTGGGTTATCTGGTCGGTGAGGTGCACAACGGCATCGCCCAGATGTTCAAGGTGATCGAGAACGCCCGCATGATGGTGGGCGTGCTGTCGGCCGGCACGCTGTCGTCCGGATACCTGAACGCGTTGGAGTACGCCAAGACTCGCGTGCAGGGCGCGGATCTCACCCAGATGGCCGACAAGACCGCGCCGCGCGTCACCATCACCCACCACCCCGACATCCGCCGCAGCCTGGCGCTACAGAAGGCGTACTCGGAGGGCCTGCGCGCGCTGTATCTGTACTGTTCCGCCTATCAGAGCGACGATGTGGCGCAGGCGAACTTCGGGGCCGATCCGGAACTCGCGGCGCGGGTCAACGACCTGCTGCTGCCGATCGTCAAGGGCGTCGGCTCCGAGCGGGCCTACGAGACGCTGACCGAATCGCTGCAGACCTTCGGCGGTTCCGGCTATCTGCAGGACTACCCGATCGAGCAGTACATCCGCGACGTCAAGATCGACTCGCTGTACGAGGGCACCACCGCCATCCAGGCCCAGGATTTCTTCTTCCGCAAGATCGTTCGCGACAAGGGCGTGGCGCTCGGGCACGTGTCGGGCCTGATCCAGAAGTTCGTCGACTCGGGGGAGGACCGGTTGAAGCGCGAGCGCGAACTGCTCGGCGCCGCCCTCGCCGACGTGCAGGCGACGGCGACCGCACTGACCAACTATCTCGTTGCGGCGCAGCAGGATCCGGAGGAGATCTACAAGGTCGGCCTCGGCTCGGTGCGCTTCCTGCACGCCACCGGCGATCTGGTGATCGGCTGGCGGCTGCTGGAGCAGGCCGCGGTGGCGCAGGCGGCGCTGGACGGCCGGCCGTCGGAGCAGGACCGGGCCTTCTACACCGGAAAGATCGGCGTCGCCTCGTGGTTCGCGAAGAACAAGCTGCCGCTGCTGAGCGGAGTGCGCACCGTCGTGGAGAACCTCGACACCGACATCATGAAACTGGACGAGGCGGCGTTCTGA
- the thiC gene encoding phosphomethylpyrimidine synthase ThiC, producing MQGSVKHYRHVDAEGAALRIPVRRINLTTGDHFDVYDTSGPYTDETAAIDVEAGLPKLRDTWSKPQVAGPRTQLAWARQGIVTTEMRYIAAREGVAPELVRDEVAAGRAVIPANHRHPESEPMIIGKKFAVKINANIGNSAVSSSVAEEVEKMVWATRWGADTIMDLSTGKNIHETREWILRNSPVPVGTVPIYQALEKVNGDPAALTWEIYRDTVIEQAEQGVDYMTVHAGVLLRYVPLTAKRVTGIVSRGGSIMAAWCLAHHRESFLYTNYAELCEILARYDITFSLGDGLRPGSIADANDEAQFAELRTLGELTKIAKSHGVQVMIEGPGHVPMHKIVENVRLEEEWCEEAPFYTLGPLATDIAPGYDHITSGIGAAIIAQAGTAMLCYVTPKEHLGLPDRDDVKTGVITYKIAAHAADLAKGHPHAQERDDALSQARFEFRWLDQFNLSLDPDTARQFHDETLPAEPAKTAHFCSMCGPKFCSMRISADVREYAERHGLTDVEAIEAGMAEKSEEFADAGNSVYLPIVS from the coding sequence ATCCAGGGCAGTGTCAAGCACTATCGGCACGTCGATGCCGAGGGCGCCGCGCTGCGCATCCCGGTCCGCCGGATCAACCTGACCACCGGCGACCACTTCGACGTCTACGACACCTCGGGCCCGTACACCGACGAGACCGCCGCCATCGACGTCGAGGCCGGCCTGCCCAAGCTTCGCGACACCTGGTCCAAGCCACAGGTTGCGGGCCCCCGCACCCAGCTGGCCTGGGCCCGGCAGGGCATCGTCACCACCGAGATGCGCTACATCGCCGCGCGCGAAGGCGTCGCACCGGAACTCGTGCGCGACGAGGTGGCCGCGGGCCGCGCGGTGATTCCGGCCAATCACCGCCATCCCGAATCCGAGCCGATGATCATCGGCAAGAAGTTCGCGGTGAAGATCAACGCGAACATCGGCAACTCGGCGGTCTCCTCGTCCGTCGCCGAGGAGGTGGAGAAGATGGTGTGGGCCACCCGCTGGGGCGCCGACACCATCATGGACCTGTCCACCGGCAAGAACATCCACGAGACCCGGGAGTGGATCCTGCGCAACTCACCGGTGCCGGTCGGCACCGTGCCGATCTATCAGGCGCTGGAGAAGGTGAACGGCGATCCCGCCGCGCTCACCTGGGAGATCTACCGCGACACCGTGATCGAGCAGGCCGAGCAGGGTGTGGACTACATGACCGTGCACGCCGGCGTGCTGCTGCGGTACGTGCCGCTGACCGCCAAGCGCGTCACCGGCATCGTCTCGCGCGGCGGGTCGATCATGGCCGCGTGGTGCCTGGCGCACCATCGGGAATCGTTCCTCTACACGAATTACGCGGAGCTGTGCGAGATCCTGGCCCGCTACGACATCACCTTCTCGCTCGGCGACGGCCTGCGCCCGGGCTCGATCGCCGACGCCAACGACGAGGCCCAGTTCGCCGAGCTGCGCACCCTGGGTGAGCTGACGAAGATCGCGAAATCGCATGGCGTGCAGGTGATGATCGAGGGCCCCGGCCACGTGCCGATGCACAAGATCGTGGAGAACGTGCGGCTGGAGGAGGAGTGGTGCGAGGAGGCGCCGTTCTACACCCTCGGCCCGCTCGCCACCGATATCGCGCCCGGCTACGACCACATCACCTCCGGGATCGGCGCCGCCATCATCGCCCAGGCCGGCACCGCGATGCTGTGCTACGTCACGCCGAAGGAGCATCTGGGCCTGCCCGACCGCGACGACGTGAAGACCGGCGTGATCACCTACAAGATCGCCGCGCACGCCGCCGATCTCGCCAAGGGGCATCCGCACGCCCAGGAGCGCGACGACGCACTGTCCCAGGCGCGCTTCGAGTTCCGCTGGCTCGACCAGTTCAATCTGTCGCTGGATCCGGACACCGCCCGCCAGTTCCACGACGAGACACTGCCCGCCGAACCGGCCAAGACGGCACACTTCTGCTCGATGTGCGGGCCGAAGTTCTGCTCGATGCGCATTTCGGCCGATGTCCGCGAATACGCGGAGCGGCACGGGCTGACCGATGTCGAGGCGATCGAGGCCGGAATGGCCGAGAAGTCCGAGGAATTCGCCGACGCCGGCAACTCGGTGTACCTGCCGATCGTGTCGTAG
- a CDS encoding GNAT family N-acetyltransferase, which translates to MTTELPDIPPGRRVVIRYRLPEGYPQRFTDVIGELVAREPPTIRTADGQTVAIARDHIVAMKALGPRPIRTSEIRALEAAASDGWPGVARARMDGWLVTAGNGYTNRANSAVPLGDSAGAARIDPDVLHRIGEWYTEHGLPLQLRLPDRLAEAPPDWRTWSETRVLGIDLDNFRFPQGPSMVRIDASPHEAWLELHRFQGEDTTPVPPPQPDEAVLTAVHDGEIGFAALGLPTPLAVGRGAVTTAPDGRRWVGLTCVAVAAPHRRHGLGTLICAELIRWGHRHGATHAYVQVAVDNTRALAMYREMGFVDHHDYRYAAPK; encoded by the coding sequence ATGACGACTGAACTCCCCGACATCCCGCCCGGCCGCCGGGTGGTGATCCGATACCGGCTACCGGAAGGTTATCCCCAGCGGTTCACCGATGTGATCGGCGAACTGGTGGCGCGGGAGCCACCGACGATCCGCACGGCGGACGGGCAGACGGTGGCCATCGCCCGCGACCACATCGTGGCCATGAAGGCGCTGGGGCCCAGGCCGATTCGCACCAGCGAGATCCGCGCGCTGGAGGCGGCGGCGAGCGACGGCTGGCCCGGCGTCGCCCGGGCCCGGATGGACGGCTGGCTGGTCACCGCCGGGAACGGATACACCAACCGGGCCAATTCGGCCGTGCCGCTGGGCGATTCGGCCGGGGCGGCGCGGATCGACCCGGATGTCCTGCACCGGATCGGCGAGTGGTACACCGAGCACGGCCTGCCGCTGCAACTGCGGCTGCCCGACCGGCTTGCCGAGGCGCCGCCGGACTGGCGGACCTGGAGCGAGACCCGGGTACTGGGGATCGATCTGGACAATTTCCGGTTCCCGCAGGGACCGTCGATGGTGCGGATCGACGCGAGCCCGCACGAGGCATGGCTGGAACTGCATCGGTTCCAGGGCGAGGACACCACGCCGGTGCCGCCGCCGCAGCCGGACGAGGCCGTGCTGACCGCCGTGCACGACGGCGAGATCGGTTTCGCCGCACTGGGTTTGCCGACACCGCTGGCCGTCGGCCGGGGCGCGGTCACCACCGCGCCCGACGGCCGGCGCTGGGTGGGCCTCACCTGCGTCGCGGTCGCCGCACCGCACCGGCGCCACGGCCTCGGCACGCTGATCTGCGCCGAGCTGATCCGCTGGGGGCACCGGCACGGCGCCACCCACGCCTATGTTCAGGTGGCGGTGGACAATACGAGGGCGTTGGCGATGTATCGGGAGATGGGTTTCGTCGATCACCACGACTACCGCTACGCGGCACCGAAGTGA
- a CDS encoding DUF3263 domain-containing protein, translating to MDSAAARNLSASEDSSSVNTENAADADNAADTPDGLTRRELDILDFERKWWKYAGAKEEAIRELFSMSPTRYYQVLNAVVDKPEALAADPMLVKRLRRLRASRQKARAARRLGFQV from the coding sequence ATGGACAGCGCAGCGGCCCGGAATCTTTCCGCAAGCGAGGACAGCTCTTCCGTGAATACGGAGAACGCGGCGGATGCGGACAACGCGGCGGATACCCCCGACGGCCTCACCCGCCGCGAACTCGACATCCTCGATTTCGAGCGCAAGTGGTGGAAGTACGCGGGCGCCAAGGAAGAGGCCATCCGCGAGCTGTTCTCCATGTCGCCCACGCGCTATTACCAGGTACTCAACGCTGTCGTCGACAAGCCGGAGGCGCTGGCCGCCGACCCGATGCTGGTGAAGCGGCTGCGGCGGCTGCGGGCCAGCCGGCAGAAGGCCCGTGCGGCCCGACGCCTGGGCTTCCAGGTCTGA
- a CDS encoding VOC family protein, with product MNWTLEVVIVPVSDIDRAKDFYRDKLGFAVDHDTAGAGGTRIVQLTPPGSGCSIVLGERDFAKMEPGSLHGLQLVVADLPRARAELIERGLEVGEIQRVAPSPDGSLDNIGFLFFGDPDGNGWAVQQISSRS from the coding sequence ATGAACTGGACGCTCGAGGTGGTCATCGTCCCGGTCTCGGACATCGATCGCGCCAAGGACTTCTATCGCGACAAGCTCGGCTTCGCCGTCGACCACGACACCGCCGGCGCCGGCGGTACGCGCATCGTCCAGCTCACACCGCCGGGCTCGGGCTGTTCGATCGTCCTCGGCGAGCGGGACTTCGCGAAGATGGAGCCGGGCTCGCTGCACGGCCTGCAACTCGTCGTCGCCGACCTGCCCAGGGCGCGGGCGGAATTGATCGAGCGCGGGCTCGAGGTCGGCGAGATCCAGCGGGTCGCGCCGAGCCCCGACGGATCCCTCGACAACATCGGCTTCCTGTTCTTCGGCGATCCCGACGGCAACGGCTGGGCCGTACAACAGATTTCGTCGCGATCCTGA
- a CDS encoding exodeoxyribonuclease III, whose translation MRLATWNVNSIRSRLDRVIGWLDRADIDVLAIQETKCRDDQFPAERFEEAGYEVAHVGFSQWNGVAIASRIGLEDVDIAFPGQPGFDKEAETSLLSAPVVEARAIGATCDGVRVWSLYVPNGRALDDPHYAYKLEWLAALRDTAARWLAEDDAARIALVGDWNIAPTDADVWSPEFFEGKTHVSQPERDAFNALAEAGFTDVMRPFAPGPGVYTYWDYTQLRFPRKEGMRIDFILASPALAARTTDASVDREERKGKGPSDHAPVIADFAD comes from the coding sequence GTGCGCCTGGCCACGTGGAATGTGAACTCGATTCGCTCCCGGCTGGATCGGGTGATCGGCTGGCTCGACCGCGCCGATATCGACGTGCTGGCCATCCAGGAGACCAAGTGCCGGGACGACCAGTTCCCCGCCGAACGGTTCGAGGAGGCCGGCTACGAGGTCGCGCACGTCGGGTTCAGTCAGTGGAACGGCGTCGCGATCGCCTCCCGGATCGGCCTCGAGGATGTCGATATCGCCTTTCCCGGCCAGCCCGGCTTCGACAAGGAGGCCGAGACCTCGCTGCTGAGCGCGCCGGTGGTGGAGGCCCGCGCGATCGGCGCCACCTGCGACGGGGTGCGGGTGTGGAGCCTGTACGTGCCCAACGGCCGCGCGCTCGACGATCCGCACTACGCCTACAAGCTGGAATGGCTTGCCGCGCTCCGGGATACGGCCGCACGCTGGCTGGCCGAGGACGACGCGGCGCGGATCGCCCTGGTCGGCGACTGGAATATCGCACCCACCGACGCCGACGTCTGGTCGCCGGAGTTCTTCGAGGGCAAAACCCATGTCTCGCAGCCGGAACGGGACGCCTTCAACGCCCTCGCCGAGGCCGGGTTCACCGATGTGATGCGGCCGTTCGCACCCGGTCCGGGCGTCTACACCTACTGGGACTACACGCAGCTGCGCTTTCCCCGGAAGGAAGGCATGCGCATCGATTTCATCCTCGCCTCACCGGCGCTCGCCGCCCGGACGACCGATGCGTCGGTCGACCGGGAGGAGCGAAAAGGGAAGGGCCCCAGCGATCACGCGCCCGTCATCGCCGATTTCGCCGACTGA